The following is a genomic window from Sphingobacterium spiritivorum.
ACAACCTCCGAGACCGGATGAATTAGGTCCTAATGAAATCTTTGGTGATGGTGGTAATGGTATTTTATTAGTAGGTACGAAAGGAAAAATTCTGGCAGATACTTACGGACAAAATGCACGTTTACTTCCGACTTCCCGTAAAGAAAATGTAGCACAAAAATATGCACGTGTTGCAGGTGGTGCAGAAGGTCACTATGGTCAGTGGGTAGAAGCATGTATTGCCGGCTATGGTAAAAAAGAGGTGAGCTCACCGTTTGAGATCGCTGGCCCGCTTACAGAAGCATTATTAATGGCTAATCTGGCCATTCGTGGCGCAGATATGCGTATTAATAATAAATATCCGGGTAGAAACCTGAAATTACTGTGGGATAATCAACAAATGAAAGTGACTAACTTTGATGAAGTCAACCAGTTTGTGAAAAGAAATTACCGTACAGGTTGGGATATCAAGTATACAATTTAAGCATTAACGTTTTAAAACGATAAAGATATGAATAGAAGAGAAGCATTACAGCGTGTCGCCCTGTTGATGGGAGGAACTGTCATTGGCGCTAATCTTTTCCTGGAAGGCTGTTCACGTTCAGCTTCAAAAGATACAGCAAAACTTTTTGAAAAAGATTCGGTCAATTTTCTTGGCGATCTGGCAGAAGCGATCTTGCCCAAAACAAGTACACCGGGAGCGAAGGAAGCAGGCGTAGGAGAATTTATCCCTGTCATGATCAGAGACTGTTATGCAGACACTGAGCAAAAGGTATTCTTAGACGGAATCAATACTGTTGATGAACGTGCTAAGAAGGAATTCGGTAAGAAGTTTCAGGAACTAAGTAAGGAAGATCAGACTAAATTTGTCAATATTCTTGATAAAGAAGCCAGTGAATACAACGCTAAGCAGGCAGAAGCTACAAAAGCACAGCGTGAAAAGGATGCATTGAAACAAAATGAAATGTATCGTGTGCCGAAAAGCGATCCGCCACACTGGTTCACGATGTTCAAGCAATTGACCCTTACAGGTTTCTTTACTTCAGAACTGGGCGCTACTAAAGCGCTACGTTATGTGAAAATTCCGGGGAAATTTGATGGTAATTATCCTTATAAAAAAGGAGAGCACGCCTGGGCATTATAACAGAATGGAACTTAAGATAAAAAAAGCGGACAACTGTCCGCTTTTTTTATCTTAACCCTATAGCCATCAGAAAATTGATCTTTGGATTCTTTTCAACCTTAAAGAAGATCTCTTTATCGGTATGTGCACTCGAAATGGTGACAACATCGTGATAGGTGAGTTCACGTAAATAGTTCATCTCCAAAGAATGAATATTGTTTTCCAGTACCAACTCCGGTTTCAATGTGTCCAGACACCAGTCCATATATTTTACATTGTTGACATGCTTGACGATGTCCAGATCAGACAGCACAACCTGATAATTTTTAATAAATTCTGTTTCCGTCGCAAGGTTTAATCGGGAAAAAGGTTTGGATGTCGCTGTTCTGTCCGGATATGTGGTAAAACCTTCTGTAGAAATCGCCAGATCTTCCGAGCCTCGTTTCAGGGTGTTGATCACTGCCCAGTAGGTGGTTGCTGCCAGATAGAGTTCTCCTTTAACATAAATTTCGAAATTGCGTATGGACCTGGCTCCCTCAAATTCCTGAACCCAGGTTTTAATATGGATCTTATCCAGCCACTTGGGTAATCTGGAAATTTCCATCCGAATTCTGCTCAACACCCATGCCTGATTATTCCGGGCCATTTCAAAAAAGCCAAACCCGGCAGCAATAGCATGTTCGCCGGCTGTGATCTGAAGCATATTGCTCATCTCGGCGTATTTAATCAAGCCGGAGGCATAGCAATGAGTGAAATTGACTTCCCACTCTTTCTCGTATATAGACGGTCTTTCCA
Proteins encoded in this region:
- a CDS encoding gluconate 2-dehydrogenase subunit 3 family protein, which encodes MNRREALQRVALLMGGTVIGANLFLEGCSRSASKDTAKLFEKDSVNFLGDLAEAILPKTSTPGAKEAGVGEFIPVMIRDCYADTEQKVFLDGINTVDERAKKEFGKKFQELSKEDQTKFVNILDKEASEYNAKQAEATKAQREKDALKQNEMYRVPKSDPPHWFTMFKQLTLTGFFTSELGATKALRYVKIPGKFDGNYPYKKGEHAWAL
- a CDS encoding acyl-[acyl-carrier-protein] thioesterase, whose translation is MERPSIYEKEWEVNFTHCYASGLIKYAEMSNMLQITAGEHAIAAGFGFFEMARNNQAWVLSRIRMEISRLPKWLDKIHIKTWVQEFEGARSIRNFEIYVKGELYLAATTYWAVINTLKRGSEDLAISTEGFTTYPDRTATSKPFSRLNLATETEFIKNYQVVLSDLDIVKHVNNVKYMDWCLDTLKPELVLENNIHSLEMNYLRELTYHDVVTISSAHTDKEIFFKVEKNPKINFLMAIGLR